Proteins encoded within one genomic window of Ovis aries strain OAR_USU_Benz2616 breed Rambouillet chromosome 1, ARS-UI_Ramb_v3.0, whole genome shotgun sequence:
- the LOC101114663 gene encoding carbonyl reductase [NADPH] 1 — MSSSTRVALVTGASKGVGFAIVRELCRQFQGDVVLTAPDEAQGRAAVQQLQAEGLSPRFHQLDIDDRQSIRAVRDFLSKEYGGLDVLVNNAGVAFKTADTTPFHIQAEVTMKTNFFGTRDVCTELLPLIKPQGRVVNVSSSVSVSSLKKCSPELQQKFRSETITEEELVGLMNKFVEDTKNGVHRKEGWPDTAYGVTKIGVTVLSRIHARKLSEQRGGDKILLNACCPGWVRTDMGGPKAPKSPEEGAETPVYLALLPSDAKGPHGQFVHEKEVVQW; from the exons ATGTCGTCCTCCACCCGCGTAGCACTGGTCACCGGGGCCAGCAAGGGCGTCGGCTTCGCCATCGTGCGTGAACTGTGCCGGCAGTTCCAGGGGGACGTGGTGCTCACGGCGCCGGACGAGGCGCAGGGTCGGGCGGCCGTGCAGCAGCTGCAGGCAGAGGGCCTGAGCCCCCGTTTCCACCAGCTGGACATCGATGACCGGCAGAGCATCCGCGCCGTGCGCGACTTCCTGAGCAAGGAGTACGGGGGCCTCGACGTGCTGGTCAACAACGCGGGCGTCGCCTTCAAGA CTGCTGATACCACACCATTTCACATTCAAGCAGAGGTAACTATGAAAACAAACTTCTTTGGCACCAGAGATGTGTGCACAGAGCTCCTGCCTCTGATAAAACCTCAAG GCAGAGTGGTGAATGTATCCAGCTCTGTCAGTGTCAGCTCTCTAAAGAAATGCAGCCCTGAACTGCAGCAGAAGTTTCGAAGTGAGACCATCACAGAGGAGGAGCTGGTGGGGCTCATGAACAAGTTTGTGGAAGACACAAAGAACGGGGTGCACAGGAAGGAGGGCTGGCCCGATACCGCATATGGAGTGACGAAAATCGGAGTCACGGTCCTGTCCAGAATCCACGCCAGGAAACTGAGTGAGCAGAGAGGAGGCGACAAGATCCTTCTGAATGCCTGTTGCCCAGGGTGGGTGAGAACTGACATGGGGGGACCCAAAGCCCCCAAAAGCCCAGAAGAAGGAGCAGAGACCCCCGTGTACTTGGCCCTTCTGCCCTCAGATGCCAAAGGGCCTCATGGACAGTTTGTCCATGAGAAAGAAGTTGTGCAGTGGTGA
- the LOC114110594 gene encoding carbonyl reductase [NADPH] 1-like — protein sequence MSSTCLALVTGAIKGLGFAIVRDLCWRFPGDVVLTAQDEVRGRTAVQQLQANGLSPHFHQLDITDLQSIRALRDFLHKEYGGLNVLVNNAGMPSRVSGWDLAGCVLGGGYSHCEGSQAGRGGARLQPEPPLWDLEPPP from the coding sequence ATGTCCTCTACCTGCTTGGCCCTGGTCACCGGGGCCATCAAGGGCCTTGGTTTTGCCATCGTGCGTGACCTCTGTTGGCGGTTCCCGGGGGACGTGGTGCTCACAGCGCAGGACGAGGTGCGGGGTCGGACGGCTGTGCAGCAGCTACAGGCCAACGGCCTGAGCCCCCATTTCCACCAGCTGGACATCACTGACCTGCAGAGCATCCGCGCCCTGCGCGACTTCCTGCACAAGGAGTACGGGGGCCTCAATGTGCTGGTCAACAATGCGGGCATGCCTTCAAGAGTAAGTGGGTGGGATCTGGcggggtgtgtgttggggggtggttACAGCCACTGTGAGGGGAGCCaggcagggcggggcggggcaagGCTACAGCCTGAACCTCCGCTGTGGGATCTAGAACCCCCTCCCTAG